From a region of the Lactuca sativa cultivar Salinas chromosome 4, Lsat_Salinas_v11, whole genome shotgun sequence genome:
- the LOC111892295 gene encoding chaperone protein dnaJ 8, chloroplastic has translation MASAAVMIYSCVSLSTSSSSSSWGKLRNSHKKSARGSGGGDRRFRVRCVSTSPLASDPYKTLSVRPDASESEVKKAFRQLALKYHPDVCRGSNCGVQFHQINEAYDVVMSNLRDETSVAEMEYYGSSDAGIDEPMRGMEDPEWDMWEEWMGWEGAGIRDYSSHINPYI, from the exons atGGCGAGTGCTGCTGTAATGATCTATAGCTGTGTTTCATTGTCAACCTCTTCATCATCGTCTTCGTGGGGGAAATTGAGAAATTCGCATAAGAAGTCGGCGAGAGGAAGTGGTGGCGGTGATCGGAGGTTTAGGGTTCGATGTGTTTCGACAAGTCCTTTAGCTTCCGATCCTTATAAAACTTTAAGTGTTCGTCCTGATGCTTCTGAATCTGAGGTCAAAAAGGCTTTTAGACAGCTAGCTTTGAAG TATCATCCAGATGTATGCAGAGGAAGCAATTGCGGAGTCCAGTTTCACCAAATCAACGAAGCTTACGAT GTTGTGATGAGTAATTTGAGAGATGAAACAAGTGTAGCAGAAATGGAGTATTATGGATCGTCGGATGCAGGGATCGATGAACCGATGAGAGGAATGGAGGATCCTGAGTGGGATATGTGGGAAGAGTGGATGGGTTGGGAAGGTGCTGGAATTCGAGATTATTCTTCACACATTAATCCATACATCTGA
- the LOC111892311 gene encoding pentatricopeptide repeat-containing protein At1g80880, mitochondrial, with translation MFSSYLARTIKQRTHSHLFLPFILRSLASQYGFSTLSYSHSTHTLFQAFHQTPGIQYQKLDYNHFSTLHPSHLYQTIDFTQITECADETTKSDVIQLVKLLRSNFNPGEAESSDFLDRSDIKPSDVLINSVIWELKDEWKLAFFVFKWGQKWRCDNEKAWSLMIWVLGNHKKFNNAWCLIRDLYQSSMNTQRPMLIMIDRYAAANEPAEAIRTFQIMEKFKLSPDQNSFYSLLHTLCKHGYIEEAEEFMFLNAKLFPLETHGFNIILEGWCTTFIDILEAKRIWKEMDKCQIIPDEHSYTHMISCFSKVNNLFDSLRLYDEMKKKGWTPNQKVYNSLVYVLSHENCIDEALRILEKMKEMGLNPDSTPYNFIIRTLCEVGKLEDARGILSRMLEENVSPNIDTYHAFLEGVGVNFEESLELVERMGRSGNGPTRDTFVILLEKFLGVDEVENAMKIWVKMKDYEVFPDSKHLVIMVEGLVKHGLKVKGRELYNEMISIGIVEDPKLKKLLKDSLEDECRKSRKSRHEERRVRMHHGKKWFSVKKSRT, from the exons ATGTTTTCTTCCTATCTTGCTCGAACAATCAAACAACGTACACACTCTCATCTCTTCTTACCATTTATTCTAAGATCACTAGCTTCCCAATATGGTTTTTCCACTCTTTCCTATTCGCATTCGACACATACACTCTTtcaggcatttcatcaaacacctggTATTCAATACCAAAAACTGGATTACAACCATTTTTCTACACTCCACCCATCCCACCTTTATCAAACAATAGACTTCACCCAGATAACAGAGTGTGCCGATGAAACTACAAAGTCGGATGTGATTCAATTAGTCAAATTATTGCGTAGTAATTTTAACCCTGGAGAGGCAGAGTCGTCGGATTTTCTTGACAGATCTGACATCAAGCCGAGTGACGTCTTGATCAATTCAGTGATTTGGGAATTAAAGGATGAATGGAAGTTAGCTTTTTTCGTATTTAAATGGGGTCAGAAATGGAGATGTGATAATGAAAAAGCTTGGAGCTTGATGATATGGGTGTTAGGGAACCATAAAAAGTTCAACAATGCTTGGTGTCTGATTCGGGACTTGTATCAATCTTCCATGAACACTCAACGCCCAATGCTCATCATGATTGACAG ATATGCAGCTGCAAACGAACCAGCTGAAGCTATTCGTACATTCCAAATAATGGAAAAGTTCAAACTTAGCCCTGATCAGAATTCATTCTACTCACTTCTACACACGCTCTGTAAACATGGCTACATTGAAGAGGCTGAAGAGTTCATGTTTCTAAACGCAAAACTCTTCCCACTTGAAACCCATGGATTCAACATCATTCTTGAAGGCTGGTGTACTACATTCATAGACATACTTGAAGCCAAGAGAATTTGGAAAGAAATGGACAAATGTCAAATAATCCCAGATGAACATTCCTACACCCACATGATTTCTTGCTTCTCCAAAGTCAATAACTTATTCGATTCACTAAGATTATACGATGAAATGAAGAAAAAAGGGTGGACACCGAATCAAAAGGTTTATAATTCATTAGTTTATGTTCTTTCACACGAGAATTGCATTGATGAAGCTCTTAGAATATTGGAGAAGATGAAGGAGATGGGGTTAAATCCCGATTCTACCCCTTATAATTTTATAATACGTACGTTATGTGAAGTGGGAAAACTAGAAGATGCAAGAGGGATATTGTCAAGAATGTTGGAAGAAAATGTAAGCCCTAATATTGACACATATCATGCTTTTCTTGAGGGCGTAGGCGTAAATTTTGAAGAAAGTTTGGAGCTTGTTGAGCGTATGGGGAGATCGGGAAATGGGCCAACTCGGGATACTTTTGTTATACTTCTTGAGAAGTTTTTGGGTGTGGATGAGGTTGAAAATGCAATGAAAATTTGGGTGAAAATGAAAGATTATGAAGTTTTCCCGGATTCTAAACATTTAGTGATAATGGTGGAAGGGTTAGTGAAGCATGGATTAAAAGTGAAGGGTAGAGAACTATATAATGAGATGATATCTATTGGAATTGTAGAGGATCCGAAACTCAAAAAGCTATTGAAGGACTCATTAGAAGATGAATGTAGAAAAAGTAGGAAATCTAGACATGAGGAGAGACGTGTGCGTATGCATCATGGAAAGAAATGGTTTAGTGTTAAAAAATCAAGAACATAA